The following are encoded together in the Candidatus Omnitrophota bacterium genome:
- the otsB gene encoding trehalose-phosphatase, giving the protein MLFLDFDGTLAAIVGHYKNARILQKSKMLLEQIAKSSQCYVAIVSGRALLDVKKRVGLKNVIYAGNHGLEVAGPGLKRTLFVKTDVKKVLRKIKTDLTKSIGRTKGILIEDKTLTLSVHYRRVSREDLTLFKQIFWKNVRPYLKSRAIEVHEGKKVLEIKPMAKWNKGSIVLWLIGRLQKNIRRRKFFPIFIGDDATDETAFAALRDKGLCIRVGRSKASAAQYRLNSIDHVAQFLKIILDSTSRHTLK; this is encoded by the coding sequence ATGCTTTTTTTAGATTTTGACGGAACCCTTGCTGCTATTGTCGGCCATTACAAAAATGCCAGGATCCTTCAAAAAAGTAAAATGCTCTTGGAGCAAATAGCTAAAAGTTCTCAGTGTTATGTGGCGATCGTAAGCGGCCGGGCATTGCTTGATGTTAAAAAACGTGTTGGCTTGAAGAATGTCATATATGCAGGAAATCATGGTTTGGAAGTCGCGGGCCCCGGCCTCAAGCGCACATTATTTGTTAAGACGGATGTAAAGAAAGTATTAAGAAAAATAAAGACGGACCTGACAAAAAGTATCGGCAGAACAAAAGGTATTCTCATTGAAGATAAAACATTAACGCTTAGCGTTCATTACCGTCGGGTTAGCCGTGAGGACCTGACTTTGTTTAAACAGATATTCTGGAAAAATGTTCGGCCCTATCTTAAAAGCCGGGCCATTGAGGTTCATGAAGGAAAGAAAGTTCTTGAGATCAAACCGATGGCTAAGTGGAACAAGGGCAGTATCGTTTTATGGCTTATCGGCCGTTTACAAAAAAATATCCGTCGCCGGAAATTCTTTCCTATTTTTATTGGTGATGATGCGACCGACGAAACTGCCTTTGCCGCTTTAAGAGATAAAGGGCTTTGTATCCGTGTCGGGCGCAGCAAGGCGTCAGCGGCGCAGTATCGTTTAAACAGCATTGATCACGTAGCGCAATTTTTAAAGATCATTTTAGATTCTACGAGCAGGCATACTCTCAAGTAA
- a CDS encoding glycoside hydrolase family 15 protein, which produces MNYAVIGNCTSAALVSPECSIDWLCLPFFDSPSLFGRLLDDQKGGYFRIWAEDILDVKQQYVHRSPILKTKFTTKSGIFEVADYMPRFLAHDGEVMCPPEIHRNIHLLEGNPRLIAELKPCPNYGLAPGSFLASPDHLKINSTKGEYNSFYLYSNLDFEKILQGKPIELKASSYFVLSYHEKLIPVTQERIYLEYERTKSYWMDWAYRAKAPEKYREIVLRSIITLKLLMFQRTGAFVAAPTTSLPEIKGGTRNWDYRFCWVRDASMIIDLFARIGHVIASENFIKFILGRMLLKNENISVMYGINGERDIREQTLDHLSGHEGSSPVRIGNAAHQQRQNDVYGELIEAIYSYYIINARNQKNFDEELWTVVRSLANRAIETWQEPDCGIWERRGPMQHFVHSKMMNWVALDRAVKISRFIGKEKNVKRYLKVADEIKKDVLKNGWDPELNSFVMFYGSKDLDASNLLMLHYGFLDIADPRIVGTVEAAYHKLLRDGFVMRYTAEDEFGVPQNAFIVCTFWLIDALYLIGREQEAREMFHRVIGCANKFGLLSETIEPKTGMLRGNFPQGYSHLALIQTAFLLETNYQWNDENRPVPPSDAGSSEKN; this is translated from the coding sequence ATGAACTATGCTGTAATCGGAAATTGTACGAGTGCTGCCTTGGTCAGCCCGGAATGTTCGATCGATTGGCTGTGTCTGCCGTTTTTTGACTCACCGTCATTATTTGGCCGCCTTTTAGATGATCAAAAGGGAGGATACTTTCGTATTTGGGCGGAAGATATCTTGGATGTAAAGCAGCAGTATGTGCATCGTTCTCCAATTTTGAAAACAAAATTCACGACAAAAAGCGGGATTTTTGAAGTGGCAGACTATATGCCTCGTTTTTTGGCGCATGACGGCGAAGTGATGTGCCCTCCAGAAATTCATCGCAATATCCATTTGCTTGAGGGCAATCCGCGCTTGATCGCCGAATTAAAGCCGTGCCCTAATTATGGGCTGGCGCCGGGAAGTTTTCTTGCGTCCCCAGATCACCTTAAGATCAATTCCACAAAAGGCGAGTATAACAGTTTTTATCTATATTCAAATTTAGATTTTGAAAAAATTTTGCAGGGAAAACCAATCGAGCTAAAGGCATCCTCGTATTTCGTGCTTTCCTATCATGAAAAATTAATACCCGTAACGCAGGAACGGATCTATTTGGAATATGAGCGGACAAAAAGTTATTGGATGGACTGGGCTTATCGCGCTAAAGCTCCGGAGAAATACCGCGAGATCGTGCTTCGCTCGATTATTACTCTTAAGCTGCTGATGTTCCAAAGAACAGGGGCTTTTGTTGCGGCTCCGACTACATCATTGCCGGAGATCAAAGGCGGGACAAGGAATTGGGATTATCGGTTTTGCTGGGTGCGGGACGCGAGTATGATCATTGATCTTTTTGCCCGCATCGGGCATGTTATTGCGTCGGAGAATTTCATCAAGTTCATTTTAGGAAGAATGTTATTAAAAAATGAAAACATCTCTGTTATGTACGGGATCAACGGTGAGCGTGATATTCGGGAACAAACACTTGATCATTTAAGCGGCCATGAAGGCTCCAGCCCGGTTAGGATCGGTAATGCGGCGCATCAACAGCGGCAAAATGATGTTTACGGCGAACTGATCGAAGCCATTTATTCGTATTACATTATTAACGCTAGAAATCAGAAGAATTTTGATGAAGAACTTTGGACTGTTGTCCGTTCTTTAGCGAACCGTGCTATTGAAACATGGCAAGAGCCGGATTGCGGTATTTGGGAACGCCGAGGGCCGATGCAGCATTTTGTTCATTCAAAAATGATGAACTGGGTGGCGCTGGACAGGGCTGTAAAGATCAGCCGGTTTATCGGTAAAGAAAAAAATGTAAAGAGGTATTTAAAGGTTGCGGATGAAATTAAAAAAGATGTTTTAAAAAATGGCTGGGATCCGGAATTGAACAGTTTTGTCATGTTCTACGGCTCTAAAGACCTTGATGCGTCAAATCTTTTAATGCTGCATTACGGATTTTTAGACATCGCTGATCCGCGGATCGTTGGAACTGTTGAGGCGGCGTATCATAAACTTTTACGCGATGGATTTGTTATGCGCTATACAGCCGAAGACGAATTTGGCGTTCCTCAAAATGCGTTCATCGTTTGTACATTTTGGCTGATCGATGCGCTTTATCTGATCGGCCGAGAACAAGAAGCGCGGGAAATGTTCCATCGGGTGATAGGCTGTGCGAATAAATTTGGGCTTTTGTCTGAAACCATTGAACCTAAGACCGGTATGTTGAGAGGTAATTTCCCTCAGGGATATTCGCATCTGGCGTTGATCCAGACGGCGTTTCTTTTAGAAACAAATTATCAGTGGAATGATGAAAACCGGCCTGTTCCTCCCAGTGATGCCGGCAGTAGCGAGAAAAATTGA
- a CDS encoding FAD:protein FMN transferase: MKLSLRNEIRRCRPLLGTFVEITVENDGAEKAQKAIDHAFSALERIHKLMSFHAADSEVSKLNRLAFDQPVRVSLPTYNVLKQAKKIYQLTKGIFDIAIAPELMRWKFLPCHSFLKKRSRYSGSTRDIKLFPNRSVRFLRPLQIDLGGIAKGFAVDEAVRVLKENGIKSGLVNAGGDLRCFGEQSHSIWIRHPKNHDQFISFPAAQNLSLATSANSYQGRWKKTGCVHVDGQSRQPLFRSFSVSVYAGSCLIADALTKVVLAIGERSNPLLEKLNAAAFIVQADDKILCYNKETYEKLYSF; the protein is encoded by the coding sequence ATGAAACTGTCCTTAAGAAATGAGATCCGGCGCTGCCGTCCTTTGCTAGGGACGTTTGTGGAAATAACGGTAGAAAATGACGGGGCCGAAAAAGCGCAAAAGGCGATTGACCACGCTTTTTCGGCCCTTGAACGCATTCATAAGCTCATGAGTTTCCATGCTGCTGACAGCGAAGTTTCGAAGCTTAATCGCTTGGCTTTTGATCAACCTGTTCGTGTCAGCCTGCCAACATATAATGTTCTTAAACAGGCTAAAAAAATCTATCAGCTTACCAAAGGTATTTTTGATATTGCTATTGCGCCGGAATTAATGCGTTGGAAATTTTTGCCGTGCCATTCATTTCTTAAGAAACGTTCGAGATATTCCGGCAGTACGCGGGACATCAAACTTTTTCCGAACAGATCTGTTCGTTTCTTGCGTCCTTTGCAAATAGATTTAGGCGGCATTGCGAAAGGATTTGCCGTTGATGAAGCCGTGAGAGTTTTAAAAGAAAATGGCATCAAGAGCGGCTTGGTCAACGCGGGAGGAGATCTGCGTTGTTTTGGCGAGCAGTCACATTCCATTTGGATCCGTCATCCCAAAAACCATGATCAATTTATTTCTTTTCCTGCCGCCCAAAATCTTTCTCTCGCTACTTCGGCTAATTCTTATCAGGGGCGATGGAAAAAAACGGGATGCGTACACGTTGATGGACAAAGCCGCCAGCCGTTATTTCGCTCCTTTAGTGTTTCGGTATACGCTGGTTCATGCCTTATCGCTGACGCGTTGACCAAGGTTGTCCTTGCTATCGGGGAAAGGTCCAATCCTCTTCTGGAGAAGTTAAATGCCGCGGCTTTTATCGTTCAGGCGGATGACAAAATATTATGTTACAATAAAGAAACTTATGAAAAATTATATTCGTTTTAG
- a CDS encoding trehalose-6-phosphate synthase, with protein sequence MKITLRLIFSLIFIVAIVAFSFSFWQARQEEERLKSELERRANIVADSLKMSVEPLLLMDDQKHLHRIVDKFSNRERLVGIAIHDVQENLILASADLQAQLQRNPKVIAPNIQEVERSNTERGKFINFGKQQLHAYSVPLLANEKTSHVLTIFHDAAYIQDRVERIWVNSFWRALIQAFLISLATMILVYLNIMAPIKKTTEWIKKIRKGESPEKLDLKGQQLLGPLAKEITKMAKSLEGARLSAEEEARLRHTTESLWTPERLKEFVKDKLQGRPLFVVSNREPYMHIKKGKEIGYIVPASGLVTAIEPVLKACGGTWIAQGSGDADREMVDKNDKLRVPPEEPQYVLRRIWIEKELEDGFYSGFSNEGLWPLCHIAHTRPIFREKDWLAYMAVNEQFASAVIKELEGIPEPNVLIQDYHFALLPGMIKAQRPDARVAIFWHIPWPNPESFGICPWQKEILQGMLGADIVGFHTQFHCNNFAETVDRFLESRIDYEHFTVNREGHTSWIKPFPISIDSNLAGNTSLEIKETKESLLRKYNIQADYMGVGVDRLDYTKGIVERFRAVESFLEKNPQYVGKFTFVELGAPSRTMIAKYKEFVDDVIQVTEKINARFRTKTWQPILFLMKHHSHAEILPFYRAADVCLVTSLHDGMNLVAKEFVSARDDEKGVLVLSQFTGAARELRDALIVNPYDIGQTAEAIKVALEMPASEQKERMESMRGLLKDHNIYRWASALVGELAQVRLNKT encoded by the coding sequence ATGAAAATAACTTTAAGGCTTATTTTTTCTTTGATCTTCATTGTGGCTATCGTTGCGTTTTCTTTTTCATTTTGGCAAGCACGCCAAGAAGAGGAGCGCCTAAAAAGCGAACTGGAGAGAAGAGCTAATATAGTTGCCGACAGCTTAAAAATGTCAGTTGAGCCGTTGCTGCTCATGGATGACCAGAAGCATCTTCATCGCATTGTTGATAAGTTTTCTAACAGAGAGAGGCTTGTTGGCATTGCTATCCACGATGTCCAGGAAAATCTCATTTTAGCTTCAGCCGATCTTCAGGCGCAATTGCAAAGAAATCCCAAAGTCATTGCGCCTAATATCCAAGAAGTTGAGAGATCGAACACCGAACGTGGCAAATTCATTAATTTTGGAAAACAGCAGTTGCACGCTTATTCGGTTCCGCTATTAGCAAATGAAAAAACCAGCCATGTGCTGACCATTTTTCATGACGCGGCCTATATCCAGGACCGGGTGGAGAGAATTTGGGTCAATAGTTTTTGGAGAGCTTTGATACAAGCTTTTCTGATCTCCCTTGCGACCATGATCCTTGTTTACCTTAATATCATGGCTCCGATTAAAAAAACAACCGAATGGATAAAGAAGATCAGGAAGGGGGAATCTCCGGAAAAGCTAGATCTTAAAGGACAACAACTTTTGGGGCCCTTGGCAAAAGAGATCACCAAAATGGCTAAGAGTTTAGAGGGGGCTAGGCTTTCGGCGGAAGAAGAAGCGCGGTTGCGCCACACCACAGAATCTCTTTGGACACCAGAACGGTTAAAGGAATTTGTAAAAGATAAGTTGCAGGGACGGCCGCTTTTTGTGGTTTCAAACCGTGAGCCGTATATGCACATCAAAAAAGGAAAAGAGATCGGATACATTGTTCCGGCTAGCGGGCTTGTGACGGCGATCGAGCCGGTGTTAAAGGCCTGCGGGGGTACTTGGATCGCTCAGGGGAGCGGTGATGCCGATCGTGAGATGGTGGATAAAAATGATAAATTAAGAGTTCCTCCGGAAGAGCCGCAATATGTATTAAGGCGAATTTGGATCGAAAAAGAACTAGAAGACGGATTTTATTCCGGATTTTCCAACGAAGGATTGTGGCCTCTTTGTCATATTGCGCATACTCGGCCCATTTTCAGAGAAAAAGATTGGTTGGCTTATATGGCGGTCAACGAACAATTTGCTTCGGCCGTTATTAAGGAATTGGAAGGAATTCCCGAGCCTAATGTGCTTATTCAAGATTATCATTTTGCTTTGCTTCCCGGAATGATCAAGGCCCAGCGCCCGGACGCGCGAGTAGCTATTTTTTGGCATATTCCGTGGCCCAATCCGGAATCGTTCGGTATTTGCCCTTGGCAAAAAGAAATTTTACAGGGAATGTTGGGCGCGGACATTGTTGGTTTTCACACCCAATTTCACTGTAATAATTTCGCGGAAACAGTAGACCGGTTTTTGGAATCTCGTATTGACTACGAACATTTTACGGTTAATCGGGAGGGACATACGTCCTGGATCAAACCTTTCCCTATCAGCATTGATTCTAATTTAGCCGGCAATACTTCTCTGGAGATCAAAGAAACAAAAGAAAGCCTCTTACGGAAATATAATATTCAAGCGGATTATATGGGAGTAGGCGTGGACCGTTTGGATTATACCAAAGGAATTGTTGAGAGGTTTCGTGCTGTTGAAAGTTTCTTGGAAAAAAATCCGCAATATGTCGGAAAGTTTACTTTTGTAGAGCTGGGAGCTCCTAGCCGGACGATGATCGCTAAGTATAAGGAGTTTGTGGATGATGTTATTCAGGTTACCGAAAAGATCAACGCGCGGTTTAGAACGAAAACATGGCAGCCGATCTTATTTTTAATGAAGCATCATAGTCATGCGGAGATCTTACCGTTTTACAGAGCGGCCGATGTGTGTTTGGTAACTTCTTTGCATGACGGGATGAATTTAGTTGCTAAAGAATTCGTGTCTGCTCGCGATGATGAAAAGGGTGTTTTAGTTTTAAGCCAGTTTACCGGAGCGGCACGTGAATTGCGGGATGCCCTCATTGTTAATCCTTATGATATCGGACAAACTGCTGAGGCTATCAAAGTCGCTTTAGAAATGCCGGCATCAGAGCAGAAGGAAAGAATGGAGAGCATGAGAGGATTGCTTAAAGATCATAATATTTATCGTTGGGCCAGCGCGCTAGTCGGAGAGCTTGCCCAAGTGAGGTTGAACAAAACTTAA
- a CDS encoding cation:proton antiporter, which translates to MVLVFCLLLIAGIIGGQLFDVSASKDVLSFITSVCLAYIMIEVGLEFSVDKRKIRSYEWDACVAFIAAALPTLLWFLYFSFVMQHPWRPSMVAGLSAAPTSAGVLFSMLLAAGLGATWVFQKARTLAVLDDLATILLLTPLGIIIHGFEIKSIIVLALIGLFLFASFRWQNTILWPTGEKWLLLYGFVLTAIVFFAKETTNIHLEVLIPAFMWGCLVHLQKKHHTEKSPPHNISLDSAVKGIFMILVGFSFPRIEIGAVPWGMTVAHVVALTILSNIGKCFSAFCYRREASLKERLALSVAMFPRGEVGAAVLLIGLGYGFGGYVSSLALLSLALNLVLTGVFIGVVMHLLRKEPGTSV; encoded by the coding sequence ATGGTTTTGGTTTTTTGTTTGCTTTTAATTGCGGGAATTATCGGAGGGCAGCTTTTTGATGTATCAGCATCTAAAGACGTATTGTCTTTCATTACATCGGTCTGCTTGGCTTATATCATGATCGAAGTGGGGCTCGAATTCTCCGTTGATAAAAGAAAAATAAGAAGCTATGAATGGGATGCGTGCGTTGCATTTATTGCGGCCGCTCTTCCTACTCTTTTATGGTTTTTATATTTTAGCTTTGTGATGCAGCATCCTTGGCGTCCGTCGATGGTTGCCGGGCTTTCTGCGGCTCCAACATCCGCTGGAGTCCTTTTCTCGATGTTGTTGGCCGCAGGATTGGGGGCAACATGGGTTTTTCAAAAAGCCCGGACATTGGCGGTGTTAGACGATCTAGCGACGATCTTATTGCTGACACCCTTAGGGATCATTATTCATGGATTTGAGATCAAGTCTATTATCGTTCTTGCCTTGATCGGATTATTTTTGTTCGCTTCTTTTCGGTGGCAAAACACAATTCTATGGCCCACGGGGGAAAAATGGCTTTTATTGTACGGATTTGTTTTAACAGCCATCGTCTTTTTTGCTAAAGAGACAACGAATATACATCTCGAGGTCCTTATTCCGGCCTTTATGTGGGGCTGCCTTGTTCATTTGCAGAAGAAACATCACACGGAAAAATCTCCGCCACACAATATTTCTTTGGATTCCGCCGTTAAGGGGATTTTTATGATCCTCGTTGGGTTTTCTTTTCCGAGAATTGAGATCGGAGCCGTTCCTTGGGGCATGACGGTTGCTCATGTTGTCGCGCTTACCATATTATCCAATATAGGAAAATGTTTTTCCGCGTTTTGTTATCGTCGAGAAGCCTCTTTAAAAGAACGACTGGCTTTAAGTGTTGCGATGTTCCCGCGAGGCGAAGTAGGAGCCGCGGTTTTATTGATCGGCCTTGGATATGGTTTTGGCGGCTATGTGAGCTCTTTGGCGCTTTTAAGTTTGGCACTTAATCTTGTTCTAACCGGCGTTTTTATCGGTGTTGTTATGCATCTTTTGCGAAAAGAACCAGGAACATCCGTTTGA